The following are encoded together in the Streptomyces rapamycinicus NRRL 5491 genome:
- a CDS encoding aspartate kinase, whose product MGLVVQKYGGSSVADAEGIKRVAKRIVEAKKNGHQVVVVVSAMGDTTDELIDLAEQVSPIPTGREFDMLLTAGERISMALLAMAIKNLGHEALSFTGSQAGVITDAVHNKARIIDVTPGRIRDALELGAVAIVAGFQGVSQESKDITTLGRGGSDTTAVALAAALDAEVCEIYTDVDGVFTADPRVVKKARKINEIPYEDMLELAASGSKVLHLRCVEYARRYTIPIHVRSSFSGHQGTWVRNRPEAGEGEEGMEQAIISGVAHDTSEAKVTVVGVPDKPGEAAAIFRTISDAEINIDMVVQNVSAASTGLTDISFTLPKTDGHRAMEALTKSKSLIGFDSLRYDDQIAKISLIGAGMRTNPGVTATFFEALSNAGVNIELISTSEIRISVVTRADDVKDAVVAVHSAFGLDSETDEAVVYGGTGR is encoded by the coding sequence CGTGGAAGCCAAGAAGAACGGCCACCAGGTGGTCGTCGTGGTCTCCGCGATGGGCGACACAACGGACGAGCTGATCGATCTCGCCGAGCAGGTATCCCCGATTCCTACTGGGCGCGAGTTCGACATGCTGCTGACCGCGGGAGAGCGGATCTCCATGGCCTTGCTGGCGATGGCGATCAAAAACCTCGGTCACGAGGCGCTGTCGTTCACCGGCAGCCAGGCGGGAGTCATCACCGACGCGGTTCACAACAAAGCACGGATCATCGACGTCACACCGGGCCGCATCCGTGACGCGCTCGAACTCGGCGCGGTCGCGATCGTCGCGGGCTTCCAGGGCGTGTCCCAGGAGAGCAAGGACATCACCACCCTCGGCCGGGGCGGTTCCGACACCACCGCGGTCGCGCTGGCCGCGGCCCTGGACGCCGAGGTGTGCGAGATCTACACCGACGTGGACGGCGTGTTCACCGCCGATCCGCGCGTGGTGAAGAAGGCTCGCAAGATCAACGAGATTCCGTACGAGGACATGCTGGAGCTCGCCGCGAGCGGCTCCAAGGTGCTGCACCTGCGCTGTGTGGAGTACGCGCGCCGGTACACCATCCCCATTCACGTACGGTCGTCTTTCTCCGGTCACCAGGGCACCTGGGTGCGCAACCGGCCGGAAGCGGGAGAAGGAGAAGAAGGCATGGAGCAGGCGATCATCTCCGGAGTCGCGCACGACACGTCCGAGGCCAAGGTCACGGTCGTCGGGGTGCCGGACAAGCCGGGTGAGGCCGCGGCCATCTTCCGCACCATCTCCGACGCCGAGATCAACATCGACATGGTGGTGCAGAACGTCTCCGCCGCGTCGACCGGACTGACCGACATCTCCTTCACGCTGCCGAAGACGGACGGCCACCGGGCGATGGAGGCGCTGACCAAGTCCAAGTCGCTGATCGGCTTCGACTCGCTGCGCTACGACGACCAGATCGCCAAGATCTCCCTGATCGGTGCCGGTATGCGCACCAACCCGGGGGTCACCGCGACCTTCTTCGAGGCGCTGTCGAACGCCGGGGTCAACATCGAGCTGATCTCGACCTCCGAGATCCGCATCTCGGTCGTCACCCGCGCCGACGATGTGAAGGACGCGGTCGTGGCCGTGCACAGCGCCTTCGGCCTGGACAGTGAGACCGACGAAGCGGTGGTCTACGGAGGGACCGGACGATGA
- a CDS encoding aspartate-semialdehyde dehydrogenase encodes MTGHGGAGGGDKPTLAVVGATGAVGTVMLSILSERADIWGEIRLIASPRSAGRKLTVRGEQVEVVALSEEAFEGVDVAMFDVPDEVSARWAPIAASRGAVAVDNSGAFRMDPDVPLVVPEVNAHAARVRPRGIIANPNCTTLSMIVAMGALHAEFGLSELIVSSYQAVSGAGKEGIDALREQIALVAGTELGTHPGDVRRAVGDTGPFPAPMALNVVPFAGSLKEDGWSSEELKVRNESRKILGLPELRVTATCVRVPVITTHSLAVHARFENEVTVEAAHEILAGAPGVVLCDNPAEGEFPTPADAVGTDPTWVGRVRRSLDDPKALELFVCGDNLRKGAALNTAQIAEVVAAELTGGAAAR; translated from the coding sequence ATGACCGGCCATGGCGGTGCCGGCGGTGGCGACAAGCCCACCCTCGCGGTCGTCGGGGCCACCGGCGCGGTCGGCACCGTCATGCTCTCGATCCTCTCCGAGCGCGCCGACATCTGGGGCGAGATCCGGCTGATCGCCTCGCCCCGCTCGGCCGGCCGGAAGCTGACCGTCCGGGGTGAGCAGGTCGAGGTCGTCGCGCTGAGCGAGGAGGCGTTCGAGGGCGTCGACGTCGCGATGTTCGACGTCCCCGACGAGGTCTCGGCGCGGTGGGCGCCCATCGCGGCGAGCAGGGGCGCGGTGGCCGTCGACAACTCCGGCGCCTTCCGGATGGACCCCGATGTCCCCCTGGTGGTGCCGGAGGTGAACGCGCACGCGGCCCGGGTCCGCCCGCGCGGCATCATCGCCAACCCCAACTGCACCACCCTGTCGATGATCGTCGCGATGGGCGCGCTGCACGCCGAGTTCGGGCTGAGCGAGCTGATCGTCTCCTCGTACCAGGCGGTCTCCGGCGCGGGCAAGGAAGGCATCGACGCCCTGCGCGAGCAGATCGCGCTGGTCGCCGGTACGGAGCTGGGCACCCACCCCGGGGACGTACGGCGGGCGGTGGGCGACACCGGGCCGTTCCCGGCGCCGATGGCGCTCAATGTGGTGCCGTTCGCCGGTTCGCTCAAGGAGGACGGCTGGTCCTCCGAGGAGCTCAAGGTGCGGAACGAGTCCCGCAAGATCCTCGGGCTGCCGGAGCTGAGGGTCACCGCGACCTGTGTACGGGTGCCCGTGATCACCACGCATTCGCTGGCCGTGCACGCGCGGTTCGAGAACGAGGTGACGGTCGAGGCGGCGCACGAGATCCTGGCGGGCGCCCCCGGGGTGGTGCTGTGCGACAACCCGGCGGAGGGCGAGTTCCCGACGCCCGCCGACGCCGTGGGCACCGACCCCACCTGGGTCGGCCGGGTGCGGCGGTCGCTGGACGATCCGAAGGCGCTGGAGCTGTTCGTCTGCGGTGACAACCTGCGCAAGGGCGCGGCGCTGAACACCGCGCAGATCGCGGAGGTCGTCGCGGCCGAGCTGACGGGCGGGGCCGCCGCGCGCTGA
- a CDS encoding SigE family RNA polymerase sigma factor, which translates to MPVIAPWPSARPAHITTGREDTDDAMAAGTTVDHLTETYRAHYRSLLGLAALLLDDTASCEDVVQEAFIRVHSARKRVRDPEKTLAYLRQTVVNLSRSALRRRILGLKLLSKPMPDMASAEEGAYEQLERDQLIKAMRGLQRRQREVLVLRYFADMTEAQVAETLGISLGSVKAYGSRGIAALRVAMEAPA; encoded by the coding sequence ATGCCGGTGATCGCGCCATGGCCGTCGGCCCGCCCCGCGCACATCACAACAGGGCGCGAGGACACTGACGACGCGATGGCAGCGGGCACCACAGTCGATCACCTCACCGAGACCTACCGCGCCCATTACCGGTCGCTGCTCGGTCTCGCCGCGCTCCTTCTCGACGACACCGCGTCCTGCGAGGACGTCGTGCAGGAAGCGTTCATCCGTGTGCACTCGGCGCGCAAGAGAGTCCGGGATCCCGAGAAGACCCTCGCCTATCTGCGGCAGACGGTCGTCAATCTCTCCCGCTCCGCGCTGCGCCGGCGCATCCTCGGGCTGAAGCTGCTCTCCAAGCCGATGCCCGATATGGCCAGTGCCGAGGAGGGGGCGTACGAACAGCTAGAACGCGATCAACTGATCAAGGCGATGAGGGGACTTCAGCGCCGTCAGCGCGAGGTTCTCGTGCTGCGCTACTTCGCCGATATGACCGAGGCCCAGGTGGCCGAGACGCTGGGCATTTCGCTCGGCTCGGTCAAGGCGTACGGCTCGCGCGGCATCGCGGCGCTCCGCGTCGCCATGGAGGCTCCGGCATGA
- a CDS encoding DUF4232 domain-containing protein, translating into MEPVEATEAAESAETAADGESTAGGESAGSAESPEARESAGSAENREPAESAGTEERTASAEEPTGSAEAAEGRKSAGAEPGRVTPLRIQLDDDEPGGEGEDALRRLLHRAVDELEPSPESLDHLRRAVPARRARRRQALVGAAAALVLGCAAVPALVHVATTGDSSNGRPANAASSHRTPEASGGRHGEGSGGKDADGPSDTVEEHKGGKGKDDEKDKPSKGEEGGSGGTAPDPTNTLNATSPTCSRAQLTSGGAGSVGAADAEGRVYGSFRVVNVSDRACTVEGSGSVGASAQGGADGSRILVVDHTAGDAAAGLPDPSIQPGTLILKPGQAYEVKFAWIPASGGGTSGCSTTGTPTPDPSTGSAQDGPQDDPSTGDPGGTPGGGGGGGEPQDASVLVSHTPEAGDPAAASVTVGGACAGTIYRTGLLAS; encoded by the coding sequence ATGGAGCCGGTAGAGGCGACGGAGGCCGCGGAGAGCGCGGAGACCGCGGCGGATGGGGAGTCCACGGCGGGCGGGGAGTCCGCCGGGTCCGCGGAGTCTCCGGAGGCCCGTGAGTCGGCCGGGTCCGCGGAGAACCGTGAGCCCGCGGAGTCCGCGGGCACCGAGGAGCGCACCGCGTCCGCCGAGGAGCCCACCGGGTCCGCCGAGGCCGCGGAGGGCAGGAAGTCCGCCGGGGCCGAGCCGGGGCGGGTGACGCCCCTCCGCATTCAGCTGGACGACGACGAGCCCGGTGGTGAGGGCGAGGATGCGCTGCGGCGGCTGCTGCACCGCGCCGTCGACGAGCTCGAGCCGTCCCCCGAGTCCCTCGACCATCTGCGGCGCGCCGTGCCCGCCCGCCGTGCGCGGCGGCGCCAGGCCCTGGTCGGGGCCGCCGCGGCGCTGGTGCTCGGCTGTGCGGCCGTACCGGCGCTGGTGCACGTCGCGACCACCGGCGACAGCTCGAACGGCCGCCCGGCCAACGCCGCCAGCAGCCACCGCACCCCTGAGGCCAGCGGCGGCCGGCACGGCGAGGGCAGCGGCGGCAAGGACGCCGACGGGCCCTCCGACACGGTCGAAGAGCACAAGGGCGGCAAGGGCAAGGACGACGAGAAGGACAAGCCGTCGAAGGGCGAGGAGGGCGGCTCCGGCGGTACGGCCCCCGACCCCACCAACACGCTGAACGCCACCTCTCCCACCTGCAGCCGCGCCCAGCTCACCAGCGGTGGCGCCGGATCGGTCGGAGCGGCCGACGCCGAGGGGCGGGTCTACGGCTCGTTCCGCGTCGTGAACGTCTCGGACCGGGCCTGCACGGTCGAGGGCAGCGGCTCGGTGGGCGCCAGCGCCCAGGGCGGCGCGGACGGCTCGCGGATCCTGGTCGTGGACCATACGGCGGGGGACGCGGCGGCGGGGCTGCCCGACCCCTCCATCCAGCCGGGCACGCTCATCCTCAAGCCCGGCCAGGCGTACGAGGTGAAGTTCGCCTGGATCCCGGCGTCGGGCGGCGGCACCAGCGGCTGCTCCACCACCGGCACCCCGACCCCCGACCCGTCCACGGGCTCGGCCCAGGACGGACCGCAGGACGACCCCAGCACGGGCGATCCGGGCGGCACCCCGGGCGGTGGCGGCGGTGGCGGTGAGCCGCAGGACGCGAGCGTCCTGGTCAGCCACACACCGGAGGCGGGCGACCCGGCCGCGGCGAGCGTGACGGTCGGCGGCGCCTGCGCCGGAACGATCTACCGCACCGGTCTGCTGGCGTCCTAG
- a CDS encoding SURF1 family protein: MYRFLLTPRWWVINVFTLLAIPVCLFMGSWQLSRFETRVNTHNQQQDEASAARKAAARPLGDLLPVTAKTSGERATATGRYDTAHQLLVPDRRLDGRDGFYVLTLLRVDEVKDGAKDEVKDGAKDGAKDGGKDGARGEGEGKDAAGGGAKALPVVRGWLPGDADDPAVTAKVPAPPSGEVTVTGALQASEHQGGDGVSASGGLPRGQLGMISAASLVNLVPYQVYDAWVTSAEAPGALKPVPPTAAEGTGLDIKAFQNLGYTGEWFVFAGFVVFMWFRLFRREAETARDLALGITPPEPTAPAAPGADPTPDDAERTRSPSATA, translated from the coding sequence GTGTATCGGTTTCTGCTGACGCCCCGCTGGTGGGTGATCAACGTATTCACCCTGTTGGCGATCCCGGTCTGCCTCTTCATGGGCAGCTGGCAGCTCAGCCGCTTCGAGACGCGTGTCAACACGCACAACCAGCAGCAGGACGAGGCGTCCGCCGCGCGCAAGGCCGCGGCCCGGCCGCTGGGCGATCTGCTGCCGGTCACCGCGAAGACCTCCGGGGAGCGGGCCACCGCCACCGGCCGATACGACACCGCACATCAACTCCTCGTGCCCGACCGGCGGCTGGACGGCCGCGACGGCTTCTATGTGCTGACTCTGCTGCGCGTGGACGAGGTCAAGGACGGGGCCAAGGACGAGGTCAAGGACGGGGCCAAGGACGGGGCCAAGGACGGGGGCAAGGACGGAGCCAGAGGCGAGGGCGAGGGCAAGGACGCGGCCGGGGGCGGCGCCAAGGCGCTGCCCGTCGTCCGCGGCTGGCTCCCCGGCGACGCCGACGATCCGGCGGTCACCGCCAAGGTGCCCGCACCCCCCTCCGGCGAGGTGACCGTCACCGGTGCGCTGCAGGCGTCCGAGCACCAGGGCGGCGACGGGGTGAGCGCGAGCGGCGGCCTCCCCCGCGGTCAGCTGGGCATGATCAGCGCCGCCTCCCTGGTCAATCTGGTGCCGTACCAGGTGTACGACGCCTGGGTCACCTCCGCCGAGGCTCCCGGGGCCCTGAAGCCGGTGCCCCCCACGGCGGCGGAGGGCACCGGGCTCGACATCAAGGCGTTCCAGAACCTGGGTTACACCGGTGAGTGGTTCGTCTTCGCGGGCTTCGTGGTCTTCATGTGGTTCCGGCTGTTCCGCCGGGAGGCCGAGACGGCCCGCGATCTGGCCCTCGGCATCACGCCACCCGAGCCGACGGCTCCGGCGGCGCCGGGTGCGGACCCGACCCCAGATGACGCCGAGCGAACTCGATCTCCAAGCGCAACTGCTTGA
- a CDS encoding S9 family peptidase translates to MVGMTESTESMPDWEKRFRAPRVGLPDWAEDAPDHSLFVSNATGTYELYAWDRAAGAQRQVTDRPNGTTDGVLSPDGRWIWWFSDTDGDEFGVWLRQPFSGGEGDEGGERPADEPATPGLEPSYPAGLALGRDGTAVVGRSTDEDGSTIHVVRPGGESEEIYRHRESAGVGDLSHDGTLIAVEHTEHGDAMHSAIRVLRPDGTAVAELDDTKGGTEELGLAVMGFAPVAGDTRLLVGHQRRGRWEPMVWDPTTGVETALAIDLPGDVGADWFPDGSALLVEHSHQARSELWRYDLASGELTRLETPAGTISGATARPDGTVEFLWSSAEKPPQVRSTSGRTVLDPPGFTAPESVPVTDVWVDGPGGRVHALVQKPAGEGPFPTVFDIHGGPTWHDSDAFAAGPAAWVDHGFAVVRVNYRGSTGYGRAWTDALKHRVGLIELEDIAAVREWAVASGLADPERLVLAGGSWGGYLTLLGLGTQPASWALGLAAVPVADYVTAYHDEMEALKAMDRTLLGGTPEEVPERFEASSPLTYVEDVRAPVYISAGVNDPRCPIRQIDNYVERLERRGTPHEVYRYDAGHGSLVVEERIKQLRLEIEFARRHLGSGPHPAPPEPSARVA, encoded by the coding sequence ATGGTGGGCATGACTGAGAGCACGGAGTCCATGCCGGACTGGGAAAAGCGCTTCCGGGCGCCGCGAGTGGGGCTGCCCGACTGGGCGGAAGACGCCCCGGACCACTCGCTGTTCGTCTCGAACGCCACGGGTACGTACGAGCTGTACGCATGGGATCGGGCCGCCGGTGCCCAGCGGCAGGTCACGGACCGGCCGAACGGGACGACCGACGGGGTGCTGTCGCCGGACGGCCGGTGGATCTGGTGGTTCTCGGACACCGACGGCGACGAGTTCGGGGTGTGGCTGCGTCAGCCGTTCAGCGGCGGCGAGGGCGACGAGGGTGGCGAGCGCCCGGCCGACGAGCCCGCGACCCCGGGCCTGGAGCCCTCCTACCCCGCGGGGCTCGCGCTGGGCCGCGACGGCACGGCGGTCGTCGGACGGTCCACCGACGAGGACGGCTCGACCATCCATGTGGTGCGGCCGGGTGGCGAGTCCGAGGAGATCTACCGGCACCGCGAGTCCGCCGGAGTGGGCGATCTCTCCCATGACGGGACGCTGATCGCGGTCGAGCACACCGAGCACGGCGACGCGATGCACTCGGCGATCCGGGTCCTGCGGCCGGACGGGACGGCCGTCGCGGAGCTGGACGACACCAAGGGCGGCACGGAGGAGCTGGGCCTGGCTGTGATGGGCTTCGCGCCCGTGGCGGGCGACACCCGGCTGCTGGTCGGGCATCAGCGGCGCGGCCGGTGGGAGCCCATGGTGTGGGATCCGACGACCGGTGTGGAGACCGCGCTGGCGATCGATCTGCCCGGTGACGTCGGGGCCGACTGGTTCCCGGACGGCTCGGCCCTGCTGGTCGAGCACAGCCATCAGGCCCGCAGCGAGCTGTGGCGGTACGACCTCGCCTCCGGCGAGCTGACCCGTCTGGAGACCCCGGCGGGCACGATCTCGGGCGCCACGGCACGGCCGGACGGCACGGTGGAGTTCCTGTGGTCGTCGGCCGAGAAGCCGCCCCAGGTGCGGTCGACGAGCGGGCGGACGGTGCTGGACCCGCCCGGTTTCACCGCCCCGGAGTCGGTGCCGGTCACCGACGTCTGGGTGGACGGCCCCGGTGGGCGGGTGCACGCGCTGGTGCAGAAGCCCGCGGGCGAGGGCCCCTTCCCCACCGTCTTCGACATCCACGGCGGGCCGACCTGGCACGACAGCGACGCCTTCGCGGCGGGCCCCGCGGCCTGGGTGGACCACGGCTTCGCCGTCGTGCGGGTCAACTACCGCGGCTCCACCGGCTATGGGCGGGCGTGGACGGACGCGCTCAAGCACCGGGTCGGGCTGATCGAGCTGGAGGACATCGCGGCCGTACGGGAGTGGGCGGTGGCCTCCGGGCTCGCCGACCCCGAGCGGCTGGTGCTGGCCGGCGGCTCCTGGGGCGGCTATCTGACGCTGCTGGGGCTGGGGACCCAGCCCGCTTCCTGGGCGCTGGGGCTGGCCGCGGTCCCGGTCGCGGACTATGTGACGGCCTACCACGACGAGATGGAGGCCCTGAAGGCGATGGACCGCACCCTGCTGGGCGGCACCCCGGAGGAGGTGCCGGAGCGGTTCGAGGCATCGTCCCCGCTGACCTATGTGGAGGACGTGCGGGCGCCGGTCTACATCTCGGCGGGGGTGAACGACCCGCGCTGCCCCATACGGCAGATCGACAACTATGTGGAGCGGCTCGAGCGGCGCGGCACCCCGCATGAGGTCTACCGCTATGACGCGGGGCACGGCTCACTGGTCGTCGAGGAGCGGATCAAGCAGTTGCGCTTGGAGATCGAGTTCGCTCGGCGTCATCTGGGGTCGGGTCCGCACCCGGCGCCGCCGGAGCCGTCGGCTCGGGTGGCGTGA
- a CDS encoding nuclear transport factor 2 family protein, whose amino-acid sequence MADIRATVETYWATAQARDWRAFGATLADDVRYELPQTRERVLGRDGVVRFNAEHVGEWSLKVERVITDGDQAVSWVSFSVDEEETQAISFFTASADGRIQTITDFWPTSYEPPRERAHLVERF is encoded by the coding sequence ATGGCCGACATACGCGCGACGGTGGAGACGTATTGGGCAACGGCCCAGGCCAGGGACTGGCGGGCGTTCGGCGCCACCCTCGCCGACGACGTCCGCTACGAGCTGCCGCAGACCCGCGAGCGGGTGCTCGGCCGGGACGGCGTGGTCCGCTTCAACGCGGAGCACGTGGGTGAGTGGAGCCTGAAGGTCGAGCGCGTCATCACCGACGGCGATCAGGCGGTCTCCTGGGTGAGTTTCAGCGTGGACGAGGAGGAGACGCAGGCGATCAGCTTCTTCACTGCCTCGGCGGACGGCCGGATCCAGACCATCACCGACTTCTGGCCGACGTCGTACGAGCCCCCGCGTGAGCGCGCGCACTTGGTCGAGCGCTTCTGA
- a CDS encoding cytochrome P450 has translation MSNLRSNIVAWLGRKYFTRIQKNGFDLSKMSFLPDATLAPMRRDGLDPIADLSRTRAKEPISKIWLPFGINAWLVTGYDETKAVLGKAKGFSSDFTNLAERNIGVAPQQNPGGLGFSDPPTHTRLRRLLTPEFTMRRLSRLTPRIHSIVEERLEEMAAAEGPVDLVQSFALPIPALVICELLGVPYEDRDDFQRHSTARFDLFDGANASFGAMSDSLSYLHGIVRKQRETPGDGLLGMLVKEHGDELDDHELAGLADGVLTGGLETTASMLALGTLVLLQAPEQFAAIRDQDEVVDPFVEELLRYLTVVQVAFPRFAREDMEIAGTRISAGDLVLCSLSGANRDEKLGPDMERVDPHRQAPSHLAFGYGIHRCIGAELAKMELRAAYPALIRRFPGMRLAVPAEKLSFRKLSIVYGVDELPVLLK, from the coding sequence ATGTCGAATCTCCGCTCAAACATCGTCGCCTGGCTGGGCCGCAAGTACTTTACGAGAATTCAGAAGAACGGCTTCGACTTGTCCAAGATGTCGTTCCTCCCGGACGCCACACTGGCACCGATGAGGCGCGATGGCCTCGACCCCATTGCCGATCTGTCCCGAACCAGGGCAAAGGAACCCATCAGCAAGATATGGCTGCCTTTCGGGATCAATGCCTGGCTTGTCACCGGATATGACGAGACCAAGGCGGTGCTCGGAAAGGCGAAGGGCTTCAGCTCCGATTTCACCAACCTCGCGGAACGGAACATCGGCGTCGCCCCGCAGCAGAATCCGGGAGGCCTCGGTTTCAGCGATCCACCGACGCATACGAGACTGCGACGCCTGCTGACGCCCGAATTCACCATGCGGCGACTCAGCAGGCTCACCCCGCGCATCCACTCCATCGTGGAGGAGCGCCTCGAGGAGATGGCCGCGGCCGAGGGCCCGGTGGATCTCGTGCAGTCGTTCGCGCTTCCCATTCCCGCGCTGGTCATCTGCGAACTGCTCGGTGTGCCGTACGAGGACCGCGACGACTTCCAGCGCCACAGCACGGCGCGGTTCGACCTCTTCGACGGGGCGAACGCCTCCTTCGGCGCGATGTCGGACTCCCTCTCCTATCTGCACGGGATCGTGCGGAAGCAGCGTGAGACGCCCGGCGACGGGCTGCTCGGCATGCTGGTGAAGGAGCACGGCGACGAGCTCGACGACCATGAGCTGGCCGGGCTCGCAGACGGGGTGCTGACCGGCGGTCTGGAGACGACCGCGAGCATGCTGGCGCTCGGCACGCTGGTGCTGCTCCAGGCCCCCGAGCAGTTCGCCGCGATACGTGACCAGGACGAGGTCGTGGACCCGTTCGTGGAGGAGCTGCTGCGCTATCTCACGGTGGTGCAGGTGGCCTTCCCGCGGTTCGCCCGCGAGGACATGGAGATCGCGGGCACCCGGATATCCGCCGGTGATCTGGTGCTGTGCTCACTGAGCGGGGCCAACCGGGACGAGAAGCTGGGCCCGGACATGGAGCGGGTCGATCCGCACCGGCAGGCCCCCTCTCATCTGGCCTTCGGGTACGGCATCCACCGCTGCATCGGCGCCGAGCTGGCCAAAATGGAGCTCCGGGCCGCCTACCCCGCGCTCATACGGCGGTTCCCGGGGATGCGGCTCGCGGTACCGGCGGAGAAGCTCTCGTTCCGCAAGCTCTCCATCGTCTACGGCGTGGACGAGCTGCCGGTGCTGCTGAAGTAG
- a CDS encoding VOC family protein, with amino-acid sequence MAADLDRAHHFYGELFGWGFRPTRQGHGRYTIAYTEGGVPTVGIGASSPSAGVSLPVIWTTYFAADSADEVASRVQERGGTVAVGPLEFGSGRVAWAADPDGANFGIWEGDLTSAWWGERRPGAPVWLELRTRDAFEAALFYGQVFGWDTQGRERCDVRFEHDRVVLHIDGKAVAGLRGGAIEAAPDPNVRPRWRVYFCVKDVDEVAERAEELGGGVISLPADTPYGRVAALRDPEGGIFSVAAVRKGPADGDPGGRG; translated from the coding sequence ATGGCAGCGGATCTGGACCGCGCGCACCACTTCTACGGAGAGCTCTTCGGCTGGGGCTTCCGCCCCACCCGGCAGGGTCACGGCCGTTACACCATCGCGTACACCGAGGGCGGCGTACCGACCGTCGGCATCGGCGCCTCGTCCCCGTCGGCGGGGGTGAGCCTGCCGGTCATCTGGACCACGTACTTCGCGGCGGACAGCGCGGACGAGGTGGCCTCGCGCGTCCAGGAGCGCGGCGGCACGGTCGCGGTCGGGCCGCTGGAGTTCGGCAGCGGCCGGGTGGCCTGGGCGGCCGACCCGGACGGGGCCAACTTCGGCATCTGGGAGGGCGATCTGACCTCCGCCTGGTGGGGCGAGCGCAGACCTGGCGCGCCCGTATGGCTGGAGCTGCGCACCCGTGACGCCTTCGAGGCGGCGCTCTTCTACGGTCAGGTCTTCGGCTGGGACACCCAGGGGCGGGAGCGCTGCGACGTCCGCTTCGAACACGACCGGGTGGTGCTCCATATCGACGGTAAGGCCGTCGCGGGGCTGCGCGGGGGCGCCATCGAGGCCGCCCCGGACCCGAACGTCCGGCCCCGCTGGCGGGTCTACTTCTGCGTGAAGGACGTCGACGAGGTCGCCGAACGCGCCGAGGAACTCGGCGGCGGCGTCATCTCCCTGCCGGCCGACACCCCCTATGGGCGCGTCGCGGCGCTGCGCGACCCGGAGGGCGGGATCTTCAGCGTGGCGGCCGTGCGGAAAGGGCCCGCGGACGGGGATCCCGGCGGTCGTGGCTGA
- a CDS encoding VOC family protein: MSVELNHTIVHSLDNHESAEFLANILGLEVGEEWGPFVPVATSNGVTLDFATIPGESIVMQHYAFLISDEEFDAAFGRIREQGVTYYADPHLKQPGEINHHHGGRGLYFMDPAGHGMEIITRPYGNEE, translated from the coding sequence GTGTCTGTCGAGTTGAATCACACGATCGTCCATTCTCTGGACAACCACGAATCCGCGGAATTCCTGGCGAATATCCTTGGCCTCGAGGTGGGAGAAGAATGGGGCCCGTTCGTTCCGGTGGCGACCAGTAATGGTGTCACCCTGGACTTCGCCACCATTCCCGGCGAGTCGATCGTCATGCAGCATTACGCGTTCCTCATCTCGGACGAGGAGTTCGACGCGGCCTTCGGGCGGATCCGGGAGCAGGGGGTCACGTACTACGCCGATCCCCATCTGAAGCAGCCGGGCGAGATCAACCACCATCATGGCGGGCGCGGGCTGTACTTCATGGACCCGGCCGGTCATGGCATGGAGATCATCACTCGCCCGTACGGCAACGAGGAGTAG
- a CDS encoding DUF1992 domain-containing protein, giving the protein MTERKPPGISFETWADRQIREAEERGAFANLQGKGKPLPNLDKPYDDLWWVKEKMARENLSFLPPSLVLRKEAEDALAAVEKAPSERMVREILSEVNDKIREAIRRPPPGPPLNLAPFDIDEAVRAWRERRDRERAEED; this is encoded by the coding sequence GTGACCGAGCGAAAGCCACCGGGCATCAGTTTCGAAACGTGGGCCGACCGGCAGATCCGCGAGGCGGAGGAACGCGGCGCGTTCGCCAACCTCCAGGGGAAGGGAAAACCCCTCCCCAACCTCGACAAGCCCTATGACGACCTGTGGTGGGTCAAGGAGAAGATGGCTCGCGAGAATCTGTCGTTTCTGCCACCGTCACTTGTACTGCGAAAAGAGGCGGAGGACGCGCTCGCCGCCGTGGAGAAGGCACCGTCGGAACGGATGGTGCGGGAGATCCTCTCGGAGGTCAATGACAAGATCCGTGAGGCGATCCGGCGGCCCCCGCCCGGCCCGCCGCTCAATCTCGCGCCGTTCGACATCGACGAGGCCGTACGGGCGTGGCGGGAGCGCCGGGACCGCGAGCGGGCGGAGGAGGACTGA